In Geminocystis sp. NIES-3709, a single genomic region encodes these proteins:
- a CDS encoding aspartate carbamoyltransferase catalytic subunit: MTATSWTRKHIISLEDFSIDEYNAVLTTASSFKDVLQSRTKKVPALQGQVVANMFFEPSTRTRSSFELAAKRLSADILNFAPSTSSLTKGETILDTAKTYLAMGANIMVIRHSQSGVPLNIALEMDRLHSGVSIFNGGDGLHQHPSQGLLDLFTICSSLDSKNPQISLLKNKKIAIVGDILHSRVARSNINSLLASGAQVHLASSPTLLPSLFGDIVSSSYKDRLFLHWQLKPALDNADFVMTLRLQKERMNDYLLPSLREYHQLFGITLDRLKWCKPDVKVLHPGPVNRGVEISSELMDNANFSLISDQVTNGVAVRMALLYLIGNSK, encoded by the coding sequence ATGACTGCCACATCTTGGACTCGAAAACATATTATATCCTTAGAAGACTTCTCGATCGATGAGTATAACGCTGTTTTAACTACCGCTTCAAGTTTCAAAGATGTGTTACAAAGTCGGACAAAAAAAGTCCCGGCATTACAAGGGCAAGTTGTTGCCAATATGTTTTTTGAACCTTCTACCCGTACTCGTAGTAGTTTTGAATTAGCGGCGAAAAGACTATCTGCCGATATACTAAATTTTGCTCCAAGTACATCCTCTTTAACCAAAGGGGAAACAATATTAGACACAGCAAAAACCTATTTAGCGATGGGTGCAAATATCATGGTAATTCGTCATAGTCAATCTGGTGTGCCTTTAAATATTGCCTTAGAAATGGATAGATTGCACTCAGGAGTTAGCATTTTTAACGGCGGTGACGGTTTACATCAACATCCCTCCCAAGGTTTACTAGATTTGTTCACTATTTGCTCATCCCTAGATAGCAAAAACCCTCAAATTTCTTTATTAAAGAACAAAAAAATAGCTATTGTGGGAGATATTCTCCATTCTCGTGTTGCTCGTTCTAATATTAACAGTTTATTAGCTAGTGGGGCTCAAGTTCATTTAGCTTCTTCTCCTACTCTATTGCCTTCTTTATTTGGGGATATTGTGAGTAGCAGTTATAAAGATAGGTTATTCTTACATTGGCAGTTAAAACCTGCTTTAGACAATGCCGATTTTGTGATGACTTTGCGATTACAAAAAGAACGTATGAATGATTATTTATTACCGAGTCTCAGAGAATATCATCAATTGTTTGGAATTACCCTCGATCGACTAAAATGGTGTAAACCTGACGTTAAAGTATTACATCCTGGCCCTGTAAATAGAGGAGTTGAAATTAGTTCAGAATTAATGGACAATGCTAACTTTAGCTTAATTTCTGATCAAGTTACCAATGGAGTTGCCGTACGCATGGCATTATTATATCTAATAGGCAATTCTAAATAA
- a CDS encoding HAD family hydrolase, whose product MTLKALIFDVDGTLAETERDGHRVAFNLAFESSGLSWQWDVDTYGKLLEIGGGKERLKYYITYYKPDLPQKEPLDTFIRHLHLEKSRYYAKLLVSDTIPLRIGVKRLITEARQKGIRLAIASTASEENVKALLDTSLGKEMGQWFEVIAAGDMVKNKKPAPDIYLLALEKLNLSADECLAIEDTNQGLIAACEAGLKTVITVNDYSKNQDFDRAILVLNHLGEPDLFFEVIKGNTHNKSYFDIELAEKL is encoded by the coding sequence ATGACTTTAAAAGCCTTAATATTTGATGTAGATGGCACATTGGCGGAAACAGAAAGAGATGGACACCGAGTAGCGTTTAACCTCGCTTTTGAATCGTCTGGTTTGTCTTGGCAATGGGATGTTGATACCTACGGAAAATTATTAGAAATTGGTGGAGGAAAAGAACGCTTAAAATACTATATAACCTACTATAAACCAGATTTACCCCAAAAAGAACCTTTAGATACTTTTATTCGCCATTTACACCTAGAAAAGAGTCGCTATTACGCTAAATTGTTAGTCAGTGATACTATCCCTTTACGGATTGGGGTAAAAAGATTGATTACAGAAGCTCGTCAAAAAGGTATTAGATTAGCGATCGCATCTACTGCATCAGAAGAAAATGTGAAAGCACTACTAGACACAAGTTTAGGGAAAGAAATGGGGCAATGGTTTGAGGTAATTGCAGCAGGAGATATGGTAAAAAACAAAAAACCAGCCCCAGATATTTATTTATTAGCCTTAGAAAAACTTAATCTTTCTGCTGATGAATGTTTAGCGATCGAAGATACTAATCAGGGACTAATTGCCGCTTGTGAAGCAGGTTTAAAAACAGTAATTACTGTCAATGATTATAGTAAAAATCAAGATTTCGATCGAGCAATTTTAGTCTTAAACCACTTAGGAGAACCTGATTTATTTTTTGAAGTAATTAAAGGAAATACTCATAATAAATCTTATTTTGACATCGAATTAGCTGAAAAATTATGA
- the fabG gene encoding 3-oxoacyl-[acyl-carrier-protein] reductase, with amino-acid sequence MELLPPDFQRLKDQVAIVTGASRGIGKATAFALASEGAKVVVNYASNSQAADDVVAEITRAGGEAIAIGADVSELEAVEAMFKQTTDKWGRIDVLVNNAGITRDTLLLRMKLEDWQKVINLNLTGVFLCCKTASKIMLKQRSGRIINISSVAGQMGNPGQANYSAAKAGVIGLTKTLAKEFASRGVTVNAVAPGFIETDMTHGLQAEEILKAIPLNRYGKPEEIAGMIRFLACDRASNYITGQVFNVDGGMVM; translated from the coding sequence ATGGAACTTTTACCCCCTGATTTTCAAAGATTAAAAGATCAAGTCGCTATTGTAACAGGTGCATCCAGAGGTATCGGTAAAGCCACCGCTTTCGCTTTAGCTTCTGAAGGTGCAAAAGTTGTGGTTAACTATGCTAGTAATAGTCAAGCCGCCGATGACGTAGTGGCAGAAATTACTCGAGCCGGTGGAGAAGCGATCGCAATTGGTGCTGATGTATCTGAATTGGAAGCAGTAGAAGCAATGTTTAAGCAAACTACCGATAAATGGGGGAGAATTGATGTTTTAGTCAACAATGCAGGAATTACCAGAGATACCCTACTATTGCGGATGAAATTGGAAGACTGGCAAAAGGTTATTAACCTTAACTTAACAGGGGTGTTTTTATGTTGTAAAACAGCTAGTAAAATTATGCTCAAACAAAGAAGCGGTAGAATTATTAATATTTCATCGGTAGCAGGGCAAATGGGAAATCCCGGACAAGCGAACTACAGTGCCGCAAAAGCAGGAGTGATTGGTTTAACCAAAACCCTTGCCAAAGAATTTGCCAGTCGTGGTGTTACCGTGAATGCCGTTGCACCCGGATTTATCGAAACAGATATGACTCATGGTTTACAAGCAGAAGAAATTTTAAAAGCGATTCCCCTTAATCGTTACGGAAAACCCGAAGAAATCGCTGGAATGATCCGTTTTCTAGCGTGCGATCGAGCTTCTAATTATATTACAGGACAAGTCTTTAACGTTGACGGTGGTATGGTAATGTAG
- a CDS encoding sirohydrochlorin chelatase has product MNNFSPSSTDFRLSKVAYLVVVHGSRNSSYRQQLDELQDLIVEGLMQSCLLATAYLELGEKPLSISIIDFAIECAKNGYQKLKILPLFLFSGTHVLQDIPKEVNIAQQNSPVFLELMFPIGQSRDLIDLLKSKYQKYPQYDRILFCHGTSLEQGKEESKILGKKLNAQVAYWSISPHLSTIIQNMINSGSKNIVILPYFLFSGKIIDSIEQDIKLLQEKTNINLVLLSPLGATIELAQVIIQKIKENPYF; this is encoded by the coding sequence ATGAATAATTTTTCCCCGTCAAGTACAGATTTTCGATTATCCAAAGTTGCTTATCTTGTGGTGGTGCATGGTAGTCGAAATTCTAGTTATCGTCAACAATTAGATGAATTACAGGATTTAATTGTGGAAGGTTTAATGCAATCTTGTCTTTTAGCTACAGCTTATTTAGAATTGGGAGAAAAACCTTTATCTATTAGTATTATTGATTTTGCGATCGAATGTGCTAAAAACGGTTATCAAAAGCTGAAAATTTTACCCTTATTTCTTTTTTCTGGCACTCATGTTTTACAGGATATTCCCAAAGAAGTTAATATTGCGCAACAAAATTCTCCTGTTTTCCTTGAATTAATGTTTCCCATCGGTCAAAGTCGAGATTTAATAGATTTATTGAAGTCTAAATATCAAAAATATCCCCAGTACGATCGAATTTTATTTTGTCATGGTACCAGTCTCGAACAGGGAAAAGAAGAATCAAAGATTTTAGGAAAGAAATTAAACGCTCAAGTTGCTTACTGGTCAATTTCTCCTCATTTATCGACAATTATCCAAAATATGATTAATTCTGGTTCTAAAAATATAGTTATTTTACCCTACTTTTTATTTTCAGGGAAAATTATAGACTCGATCGAACAAGATATAAAACTTTTACAAGAAAAAACTAATATAAACCTCGTCTTATTATCTCCTTTGGGTGCAACGATCGAATTAGCACAAGTTATCATTCAAAAAATAAAAGAAAACCCTTATTTTTAA